From a region of the Rouxiella sp. S1S-2 genome:
- a CDS encoding amidohydrolase, whose translation MSVSAVPKIDAHQHFWRYSPDNYRWINDQMAVLKQDLLPANLAPQLAVQGIQGSVLVQACSRFDETRWLLNLAEENDFVKAVVGWVDIAGSALVSQLALLQQQPLLRGVRHQVQDEASPTDWLDNSAVNRGVEQVQRQGYVYEMLVNHQHLDALVTFAGRHDRHHLVLDHFGKPNLNQSVAHWVKRVKPLAAMPHVSCKLSGLLTEPRPRGFAPNDLLPWFDAALALFGSQRLMFGSDWPVCLLAGDYGDGKSLCLQATAALSPTERDAIFGGNACKIYALHSDLTGVSHESAS comes from the coding sequence ATGAGCGTTTCTGCTGTCCCTAAAATCGATGCCCACCAGCATTTCTGGCGCTACAGTCCGGACAACTACCGCTGGATAAATGACCAGATGGCCGTGCTTAAGCAGGATTTATTGCCCGCAAATCTTGCGCCTCAGCTTGCCGTTCAAGGCATACAAGGGTCGGTGTTGGTTCAGGCCTGTTCACGTTTTGACGAAACGCGCTGGCTGCTCAATCTGGCGGAGGAAAACGATTTTGTAAAAGCGGTGGTGGGCTGGGTCGATATCGCCGGTTCAGCGCTGGTAAGCCAACTGGCGCTGTTGCAGCAGCAACCGCTGCTGCGCGGCGTGCGTCATCAGGTGCAGGACGAAGCCTCACCCACCGACTGGCTGGATAATTCGGCGGTGAATCGCGGTGTCGAACAGGTGCAACGGCAGGGTTATGTCTATGAAATGTTGGTTAATCATCAACACCTGGACGCGCTGGTCACTTTTGCGGGTCGCCACGACCGGCATCATCTGGTGCTCGACCACTTTGGGAAACCTAACCTTAATCAAAGCGTTGCGCACTGGGTGAAACGGGTTAAACCGCTGGCGGCAATGCCACACGTCAGTTGCAAACTTTCGGGACTATTGACCGAGCCGAGGCCCCGAGGCTTTGCGCCCAATGATCTGCTGCCGTGGTTTGATGCAGCACTCGCACTTTTTGGCAGTCAGCGCCTGATGTTCGGATCCGACTGGCCGGTGTGTTTGCTGGCCGGTGATTATGGCGACGGCAAGTCTCTGTGCCTGCAGGCAACGGCGGCGCTCAGCCCCACGGAACGAGACGCCATCTTCGGCGGCAACGCCTGCAAAATTTATGCATTACATTCAGATTTAACGGGAGTCAGTCATGAATCTGCATCTTGA
- a CDS encoding fumarylacetoacetate hydrolase family protein, whose protein sequence is MKLLRYGPPGKERPALLDDQGKMRDLSAHVEDISGEFLLPATLNKLRQLDVHSLPRVEGHPRIGACVGKVGKFICIGLNYADHAAETGAEIPKEPVIFNKWTSAIVGPNDDVEIPRDSLKTDWEVELGVVIGTGGRYISEEDALSHVAGYCVINDVSEREFQIERGGTWDKGKGHDTFGPTGPWLVTADEIADPHHLSMWLEVDGKRYQNGNTDTMVFKVPQIISYLSRFMSLQAGDIISTGTPPGVGMGQKPPVYLRAGQEIRLGIEGLGEQRQKTVQA, encoded by the coding sequence ATGAAGTTGTTACGTTACGGCCCACCCGGCAAAGAACGTCCGGCATTGCTGGATGACCAGGGAAAAATGCGCGACCTCTCGGCGCACGTAGAGGATATCAGCGGTGAGTTTTTGCTGCCCGCCACGTTGAACAAGCTTCGCCAGCTCGACGTTCACAGCCTGCCGCGGGTTGAGGGGCATCCGCGTATCGGTGCCTGTGTCGGCAAGGTTGGAAAATTTATCTGCATCGGTCTGAACTATGCCGATCATGCCGCTGAAACCGGCGCTGAAATCCCCAAGGAACCGGTGATTTTTAATAAGTGGACCAGCGCAATTGTAGGCCCAAATGACGACGTCGAAATTCCGCGTGATTCGTTAAAAACCGACTGGGAGGTCGAGCTGGGCGTGGTCATTGGCACCGGCGGACGCTACATCAGTGAAGAAGATGCCCTGTCACACGTGGCCGGTTACTGCGTGATAAACGACGTATCCGAGCGCGAGTTTCAAATCGAGCGTGGTGGCACCTGGGACAAAGGTAAAGGCCACGACACCTTCGGACCCACCGGCCCGTGGCTGGTGACCGCCGACGAGATTGCTGATCCGCATCACCTGAGCATGTGGCTGGAGGTGGACGGCAAACGCTATCAGAACGGCAACACCGACACAATGGTGTTCAAAGTTCCGCAAATTATCAGCTATTTAAGCCGTTTTATGAGCCTGCAGGCCGGCGATATTATTTCTACTGGTACACCTCCAGGCGTAGGAATGGGTCAAAAACCGCCGGTTTATCTGCGCGCCGGACAAGAGATACGTCTGGGGATAGAAGGCCTCGGCGAACAGCGCCAAAAAACGGTACAGGCCTGA
- a CDS encoding FadR/GntR family transcriptional regulator: MPIKKLENPRIYRQIADQLKTLIDNKEFPPGSRLPSERELASQLQVSRASVREALIALEVIGLVDVKVGNGVIVCDSLARSVPPSQEPVMALAGRNQWADVDDELNIELDFTAELPPFSLLQTRRLIEPETAALAARHASDEQLAAIRQAYEQNCRDNRQGSATHPGDRLFHIRIAEASSNPTYAFIIAHLLGHRYGTMFRSLQLHYTTQDMPHRSEVEHLAILNAIEARDARGAKKAMKEHLDAVIAIFGRG; this comes from the coding sequence ATGCCGATTAAAAAGCTCGAAAATCCTAGAATTTATAGGCAGATAGCCGATCAACTGAAAACGTTAATTGATAATAAAGAATTTCCACCCGGAAGCCGCCTGCCGTCGGAACGGGAACTGGCCAGCCAGTTGCAAGTGAGTCGAGCTTCAGTGCGCGAGGCGTTGATTGCTCTGGAAGTGATTGGACTGGTCGATGTGAAGGTGGGGAATGGCGTCATTGTCTGTGATTCGCTGGCGCGGAGTGTGCCGCCGTCCCAGGAGCCGGTGATGGCGTTGGCAGGTCGTAATCAATGGGCCGATGTCGATGACGAACTCAATATCGAGCTAGATTTCACCGCCGAGCTTCCGCCTTTTTCACTGCTACAAACCCGACGTTTAATCGAACCCGAGACCGCTGCACTGGCCGCGCGCCATGCGTCAGATGAGCAACTTGCGGCGATCAGGCAGGCTTATGAGCAGAACTGTCGCGATAATCGGCAAGGTTCAGCTACCCATCCGGGCGACAGGCTGTTTCATATTCGCATCGCCGAGGCCAGCAGCAATCCAACCTATGCGTTTATCATCGCTCACCTGTTGGGGCACCGCTACGGCACGATGTTTCGCAGCCTGCAGTTGCATTACACAACGCAGGACATGCCTCACCGCTCGGAGGTCGAACATTTGGCCATCCTCAACGCCATTGAGGCACGCGACGCCCGCGGCGCTAAAAAGGCCATGAAAGAGCATCTCGATGCGGTAATTGCTATCTTTGGACGTGGCTGA
- a CDS encoding LacI family DNA-binding transcriptional regulator codes for MSRAKTSQTPAPRATIRDVASAAKTGKTSVSRYLNGEQHLLSDALKERIERAIALLDYQPSQMARSLKSGETRLIGLIIADITNPYSVEVMRGVEAACRQQGLTLLVCNTNNEINQEKHYLQLLSSYRVDGIVVNAVGMREDAISSLQQSQLPMVLIDRKVANFSCDVIGLNNAEATTEVTQHLLKQGFEAILFLSEPVTINTRLDRLHTFLKQMQKEPQKFAEQGEVELSNSQGLEKMLHDFAARYPDKRRAVISVNGALTLVIARVMRKIGMVWGKDIGLLGFDDLEWAELAGVGITTLKQPTYEMGYAALNQLVKRIQGNDEPIREHAFSGELIVRGSTHPL; via the coding sequence GTGAGCAGGGCTAAGACATCGCAGACACCCGCCCCTCGAGCAACCATCAGGGACGTAGCCAGCGCCGCCAAAACCGGAAAAACCAGCGTTTCGCGTTATTTAAACGGGGAACAGCATCTGCTTTCCGACGCGTTGAAAGAACGCATAGAGCGGGCGATAGCTCTGTTGGACTATCAGCCCAGCCAGATGGCCCGCAGTCTAAAAAGTGGCGAAACGCGCCTTATTGGGCTAATCATCGCCGATATCACTAATCCCTACTCGGTAGAAGTGATGCGCGGCGTTGAAGCGGCTTGCCGTCAACAGGGGTTGACGCTGCTGGTCTGCAACACCAATAACGAGATCAATCAGGAAAAACACTACCTGCAATTGCTGAGCAGTTATCGCGTAGACGGCATCGTGGTCAACGCCGTAGGCATGCGCGAGGATGCTATTTCATCCCTGCAACAGTCACAGCTGCCGATGGTGCTGATTGACCGTAAAGTGGCCAATTTTTCCTGTGATGTCATTGGCTTGAACAATGCCGAAGCGACCACCGAGGTCACGCAACATTTGCTGAAGCAGGGATTTGAGGCGATTTTATTTTTAAGTGAACCGGTGACCATTAATACCCGTCTCGATAGGCTGCATACTTTCCTCAAACAGATGCAAAAAGAGCCGCAAAAGTTTGCCGAACAGGGTGAAGTCGAGTTGAGTAACAGTCAGGGGCTTGAAAAAATGCTGCACGACTTCGCGGCCCGTTATCCTGATAAACGCCGCGCGGTTATTTCAGTCAATGGCGCGCTGACGCTGGTGATCGCCCGTGTGATGCGCAAAATCGGCATGGTGTGGGGAAAAGACATTGGCCTGCTCGGCTTCGACGACCTCGAATGGGCCGAGCTGGCGGGCGTCGGTATTACTACACTCAAGCAACCCACCTATGAAATGGGCTACGCGGCCCTCAATCAGTTAGTCAAACGTATTCAGGGCAATGATGAGCCCATTCGTGAACATGCGTTTTCCGGTGAGCTGATCGTTCGAGGTTCCACCCACCCCCTTTAA
- the fucP gene encoding L-fucose:H+ symporter permease: MLANKTETRPYNGEKPKTNFRVAFTLVTTLFFLWGLSYGLLDVLNKHFQEVLHVNKAQSGLLQAAYFGAYFIIALPAGFFMDRYGYKAGILVGLCLYALGALLFVPAAAASSFTMFLFALFVIALGLGCLETAANPYATVLGEPSGAERRLNLSQSFNGLGQFIGPIIGGSLFFSAQQGAAQDGLASVKITYVAIAVLVLLIALLFGRTRLPDIREQESAQSQALEKGLWQHKHFTGGVIAQFFYVAAQVGVGAFFINYTTEHWHTLSNQNASYLLSIGLISFMVGRFFSTWLMSYVKPAKLLIIYSAINIVLCGIVVVGIDNISVIALLAVFFFMSIMFPTIFAMGVKNMGSQTKRASSLMIMAIVGGAIMPYLMGAIADHYSTAFSYSLPLICFAVVLVYGIRQRAQ; this comes from the coding sequence ATGCTCGCCAACAAAACCGAAACTCGGCCCTACAACGGTGAAAAGCCAAAAACTAATTTCCGCGTGGCCTTTACTCTCGTCACCACGCTGTTTTTCCTGTGGGGATTATCCTATGGGTTGCTGGACGTATTAAATAAGCACTTTCAAGAAGTGTTACACGTTAACAAAGCGCAGTCTGGCCTGCTGCAGGCCGCATATTTCGGCGCCTATTTTATTATCGCCCTGCCCGCAGGATTCTTTATGGACCGCTATGGCTATAAGGCGGGTATTTTAGTCGGGCTTTGCCTCTACGCACTCGGCGCCCTGCTGTTTGTACCGGCGGCGGCGGCCAGCAGCTTCACGATGTTCCTGTTCGCATTATTCGTGATTGCCCTAGGGCTTGGTTGCCTCGAAACTGCGGCCAACCCTTATGCCACGGTGCTGGGCGAGCCTTCGGGCGCAGAGAGAAGACTTAACCTTTCGCAATCTTTCAACGGATTAGGGCAGTTTATCGGCCCAATTATTGGCGGCTCGCTGTTTTTTTCCGCACAACAGGGCGCGGCACAAGACGGGTTAGCCTCGGTTAAAATCACTTATGTGGCCATTGCAGTTCTGGTACTGCTAATAGCCCTGCTTTTTGGTCGCACTCGCCTGCCAGATATTCGCGAGCAGGAGTCGGCGCAGAGTCAGGCGCTTGAAAAAGGCCTGTGGCAGCACAAACATTTCACCGGCGGGGTGATCGCGCAATTTTTCTACGTAGCGGCACAGGTTGGCGTCGGTGCATTCTTTATAAATTACACCACTGAACACTGGCACACGTTATCGAACCAAAACGCCTCTTATCTGCTCTCGATTGGTTTGATAAGTTTCATGGTCGGCCGCTTCTTTAGCACGTGGCTAATGAGTTATGTTAAACCGGCCAAGCTGTTGATTATCTATTCGGCGATAAATATCGTGCTGTGCGGCATTGTCGTCGTCGGCATCGACAATATCTCCGTTATTGCCTTGTTGGCCGTGTTCTTCTTTATGTCGATTATGTTCCCGACCATTTTTGCCATGGGCGTGAAAAACATGGGTTCGCAGACCAAACGCGCCAGCTCGCTAATGATCATGGCCATTGTGGGCGGGGCCATCATGCCTTACCTGATGGGTGCCATTGCCGACCATTACTCAACCGCCTTCTCGTATTCCTTACCGCTCATCTGTTTTGCCGTGGTACTGGTTTACGGGATACGTCAGCGGGCACAATAG
- a CDS encoding sugar phosphate isomerase/epimerase: protein MQTPENLAKVVIVTAAYGYQTVKDLGGQAELLKHIAESGADGVEIRRELFEEGEINHLDTLAEKIRQHGLIAFYSVPESLFLPGGEVNPSLADFLSEAETLGAQKLKIALGNFKPGLDLTALKVLVKQRRVEVVVENDQTPDGGILHPMNAFFYAAESLHLPVAMTFDMANWLWVGQDTLEAAKTLSEHVSYVHVKAAQERNGKLHAVALDDSDGTWKPVLAALPRSAPRGIEFPLEGDDLTAVTRYYVDLLRKEAAEVQ from the coding sequence ATGCAGACACCAGAGAATTTGGCAAAAGTAGTTATTGTTACAGCAGCTTATGGTTATCAGACAGTAAAGGATCTCGGCGGTCAGGCTGAGCTACTTAAGCATATTGCCGAGTCCGGCGCCGACGGCGTAGAGATCCGCCGCGAGCTGTTCGAGGAGGGTGAAATCAATCATCTGGATACTCTGGCAGAAAAAATACGCCAGCACGGGCTGATTGCATTTTATTCCGTTCCTGAATCTTTGTTCCTGCCGGGTGGCGAAGTCAACCCATCACTGGCGGACTTTTTGAGTGAAGCCGAAACCCTGGGCGCGCAGAAATTGAAAATCGCTCTCGGTAACTTCAAGCCGGGGCTGGATCTCACCGCGCTTAAGGTGCTGGTTAAACAGCGCCGCGTTGAAGTGGTGGTCGAGAACGATCAGACGCCAGACGGCGGTATTCTTCATCCGATGAATGCCTTCTTCTATGCCGCCGAATCGCTACACCTTCCGGTTGCGATGACCTTTGACATGGCCAACTGGCTTTGGGTGGGTCAGGATACACTGGAAGCTGCGAAAACATTGAGCGAACACGTCAGCTATGTGCATGTTAAAGCCGCGCAGGAACGTAACGGCAAGCTTCACGCTGTCGCGCTTGATGACAGCGATGGGACTTGGAAACCGGTTCTGGCGGCATTGCCACGCTCGGCGCCGCGCGGTATCGAGTTCCCACTGGAAGGCGATGACCTCACCGCCGTGACGCGTTATTACGTTGATCTGTTACGTAAGGAAGCGGCTGAAGTCCAGTAA
- a CDS encoding L-fuconate dehydratase: MTTITALRVEDIRFPTSLALDGSDAMNPDPDYSAAYVILDTDNPALSGHGLTFTIGRGNEICCAAISALEHLVVGRDLAAITADMGQFWRNFTGDSQLRWIGPDKGAMHLATGAVVNAVWDLWSKSVGKPLWRLVAEMSPEELVRCVDFRYITDCITPEEALTLLQQRSDNKAQRLEKLLAQGYPCYTTSAGWLGYSDEKLRRLCQEAVDAGFDYLKLKVGRDLEDDIRRVRIAREVIGPERKLMIDANQVWETNDAIPWVNALAFAKPWFIEEPTSPDDIEGHRRIRQAVAPIKVATGEMCQNRIMFKQFIMREAIDVVQIDACRMGGVNEVLAVMLMAAKYNLPVCPHAGGVGLCEYVQHLSMIDYLCIAGTHEGRVIEYVDHLHEHFVHPCDIKGAAYMPPQAPGFSIEMHQSSIEQYRHRA; encoded by the coding sequence ATGACAACAATCACCGCACTGCGCGTTGAAGACATTCGGTTTCCCACCTCACTGGCGCTCGATGGCTCGGATGCCATGAATCCGGACCCTGATTATTCAGCGGCCTATGTGATTTTAGATACCGATAACCCGGCACTCAGCGGGCACGGGCTGACCTTCACGATTGGCCGCGGCAACGAGATTTGCTGCGCCGCGATTTCCGCTCTCGAACACTTGGTGGTCGGGCGGGATTTGGCCGCTATCACCGCCGACATGGGGCAGTTCTGGCGTAATTTTACCGGCGACAGCCAACTGCGCTGGATTGGCCCGGATAAGGGTGCCATGCATCTGGCAACCGGCGCGGTCGTCAACGCGGTATGGGATCTGTGGAGTAAATCGGTGGGCAAACCCCTGTGGCGGCTGGTTGCCGAGATGTCGCCCGAGGAGCTGGTGCGCTGCGTCGATTTCCGCTACATCACCGACTGTATTACCCCAGAGGAGGCGCTGACCCTATTGCAGCAGCGCAGTGATAACAAGGCACAGCGCCTTGAGAAACTGCTGGCGCAGGGGTATCCGTGCTACACCACTTCTGCCGGTTGGCTGGGTTATTCCGACGAGAAACTGCGCCGCCTGTGTCAGGAAGCCGTCGACGCCGGATTTGATTATCTCAAACTCAAGGTGGGTCGCGATCTAGAGGACGATATACGTCGGGTGCGCATTGCCCGCGAAGTGATTGGCCCTGAACGTAAATTGATGATCGATGCGAATCAGGTATGGGAAACCAACGACGCCATTCCATGGGTCAACGCGCTGGCCTTTGCCAAACCGTGGTTTATCGAAGAGCCCACCAGCCCTGACGATATTGAAGGGCATCGCCGTATTCGTCAGGCAGTAGCCCCCATTAAAGTCGCCACCGGTGAAATGTGCCAAAACCGCATCATGTTTAAGCAGTTCATTATGCGCGAGGCCATTGACGTGGTGCAAATTGATGCTTGCCGTATGGGCGGAGTCAACGAGGTACTGGCGGTGATGCTGATGGCGGCGAAATACAATCTGCCGGTTTGTCCGCACGCGGGCGGCGTGGGTCTGTGCGAATACGTGCAGCATCTGTCGATGATCGATTATCTGTGCATTGCCGGAACTCACGAAGGCAGAGTCATTGAGTACGTTGACCACCTGCACGAACATTTTGTGCACCCTTGCGACATCAAAGGCGCGGCCTACATGCCCCCGCAGGCTCCCGGTTTCTCGATTGAAATGCATCAATCTTCAATCGAACAGTATCGCCACCGTGCCTGA
- a CDS encoding N-acetyltransferase, which produces MLLWLRSTLAAHPFIDESYWYESAAMVRESFLPQAKTWVACGLEHGEIIGFISVLNQQFIGALFVIEQVYGTGIAQRLMAEAKSHYSPLLLEVYQQNQRAVAFYRREGFGVIADTHHPGTGLATWVMSWKSATQAD; this is translated from the coding sequence ATGCTGCTCTGGTTGCGCAGTACACTGGCGGCACATCCGTTTATCGACGAGTCCTACTGGTATGAAAGTGCTGCCATGGTCAGGGAAAGTTTTTTGCCGCAGGCGAAAACGTGGGTGGCCTGTGGACTGGAACACGGCGAGATTATCGGCTTTATCAGCGTGCTTAATCAGCAATTTATCGGCGCACTTTTTGTCATTGAGCAGGTCTATGGCACAGGCATTGCGCAGCGTTTGATGGCCGAGGCGAAGAGTCATTATTCTCCTCTTCTGCTTGAGGTTTATCAGCAAAATCAGCGCGCTGTGGCATTTTACCGCAGGGAGGGGTTTGGGGTGATTGCCGACACTCATCACCCTGGCACCGGCTTGGCAACCTGGGTAATGAGCTGGAAAAGCGCCACGCAGGCCGATTAA
- a CDS encoding OmpA family lipoprotein yields MNKRILVIASTLCLTLGLSACTTNPYTGESEAGKSGIGAGIGAALGAGVGMLSSSKHDRGKGALIGAAAGAALGGGAGYYMDVQEAKLRDKMKGTGVSVTRQGDNIVLNMPNNVTFDSSSSTLKPAGANTLTGVAMVLKEYPKTAVNIVGYTDSTGGQALNMRLSQQRADGVGSALITQGVAGSRVHTSGAGPANPIASNATAEGKAQNRRVEITLSPLQ; encoded by the coding sequence ATGAATAAACGTATTCTCGTTATTGCCAGTACGCTGTGTCTTACGCTTGGCCTGTCTGCCTGTACGACCAACCCTTACACCGGGGAATCTGAAGCAGGGAAATCAGGGATCGGCGCAGGCATTGGTGCTGCTCTGGGCGCGGGCGTGGGCATGCTTTCTTCGTCAAAACATGACCGTGGCAAAGGCGCATTAATTGGCGCGGCAGCGGGCGCAGCACTCGGCGGTGGCGCAGGCTATTATATGGACGTGCAGGAAGCGAAGCTGCGCGACAAAATGAAGGGCACCGGCGTTAGCGTAACCCGCCAGGGTGACAATATTGTGCTAAACATGCCAAACAACGTGACCTTCGATAGCAGTAGCAGCACGCTGAAACCGGCAGGCGCCAATACCTTGACCGGCGTGGCGATGGTGTTGAAAGAGTATCCGAAAACTGCCGTTAATATCGTCGGTTATACCGACAGCACCGGTGGCCAGGCGCTGAATATGAGACTGTCACAGCAGCGTGCTGACGGCGTAGGCAGTGCGTTGATTACCCAAGGCGTGGCGGGCAGTCGCGTACACACTTCGGGCGCAGGTCCGGCCAACCCTATCGCCTCCAACGCTACGGCAGAAGGCAAGGCGCAGAACCGTCGTGTAGAAATTACGCTCAGTCCGTTGCAGTAA
- a CDS encoding L-rhamnose mutarotase, whose amino-acid sequence MSASHGETRRYCQALDLVDDPQLIAEYQQYHRHIWPEIAQHLRQHGIQNMEIYRLGTRLFMIMETCASFDSAIFSRRSLENPKVCEWEALMWKYQRATPWTPNGEKWVAMERLFSLQEQTRS is encoded by the coding sequence GTGAGTGCCTCTCACGGTGAAACTCGCCGTTATTGTCAGGCGCTGGACCTGGTTGATGACCCGCAGCTCATCGCCGAATACCAGCAGTATCACCGGCATATCTGGCCGGAGATTGCCCAACATCTGCGCCAGCACGGTATTCAAAACATGGAGATCTACCGGCTGGGTACACGACTTTTCATGATTATGGAAACCTGTGCGTCCTTCGACAGCGCAATATTTTCACGCCGCAGCCTGGAAAATCCCAAAGTCTGCGAGTGGGAAGCACTGATGTGGAAATATCAGCGCGCCACGCCGTGGACGCCGAACGGAGAAAAATGGGTGGCGATGGAGCGCCTGTTCTCCCTGCAGGAGCAAACGAGGTCGTAG
- a CDS encoding SDR family oxidoreductase → MDLTGKKVLITAAGQGIGLNTATLFAQQGADVIATDINIDSLKDIPGIRAYRLDVTDAQAIQDAAVEIGPLDVLFNCAGVVHSGDILSCSEQEWQFALDLNVTAMFHTIRAFLPAMLARSSGSIINMSSVASSIKGVPNRLAYSASKAAVIGLTRSVAADYVTCGIRCNAICPGTVESPSLHQRIAAQAKAEGRSETEVYQAFVARQPIGRIGKTSEIAQLALYLASDASSYTTGTVQIIDGGWSN, encoded by the coding sequence ATGGACCTGACAGGCAAAAAAGTGCTGATAACCGCCGCCGGACAGGGGATTGGCCTCAACACCGCCACCCTTTTTGCACAACAAGGCGCAGACGTCATTGCGACGGACATCAACATAGATTCGCTTAAAGACATTCCAGGCATTCGCGCCTATCGGCTCGATGTGACCGACGCGCAGGCGATTCAAGATGCCGCCGTCGAAATCGGCCCGCTGGATGTACTGTTTAACTGCGCCGGGGTGGTTCACAGCGGCGATATTTTGAGCTGCAGCGAGCAGGAGTGGCAGTTTGCGCTGGACCTCAACGTCACGGCGATGTTTCACACTATCCGTGCTTTTCTTCCCGCCATGCTGGCACGCAGCAGCGGCTCAATCATCAACATGTCTTCGGTCGCCTCCAGCATAAAAGGCGTGCCTAACCGCTTAGCCTACAGCGCCTCAAAAGCGGCGGTGATTGGTCTCACCCGTTCAGTTGCGGCCGATTATGTCACCTGCGGCATTCGCTGTAATGCCATCTGTCCGGGAACGGTCGAGTCACCTTCCCTGCACCAGCGCATTGCCGCACAGGCCAAAGCCGAAGGCCGCAGCGAAACCGAGGTTTATCAGGCCTTTGTGGCTCGACAGCCGATTGGCCGCATCGGTAAAACCAGTGAAATCGCGCAACTGGCGCTTTATCTGGCCTCCGACGCCAGCTCCTACACCACCGGCACCGTGCAGATCATTGACGGCGGCTGGAGCAATTAA
- a CDS encoding SDR family oxidoreductase produces MNLHLDKKVVLVTGGGSGIGAAISLTLAEEGAVPIIISNSEPPAALLDKLRQFQPQAEFIITELRDEASCAAAVKQVLAHHGRIDGLVNNAGANDGVGLEAGREAFVRSLEQNLIHYYLMAHLCLGALRASEGAIVNISSKTALTGQGNTSGYASAKGGILALTREWAASLLKDNIRVNAVIPAEVMTPLYESWIKSFDQPEKKLQQITSHIPLGQRMTTPQEIANTVVFLLSSRASHTTGQWLSVDGGYTHLDRALT; encoded by the coding sequence ATGAATCTGCATCTTGATAAAAAAGTGGTGCTGGTCACCGGAGGTGGCTCCGGGATCGGCGCGGCCATTTCCCTGACGCTGGCAGAAGAAGGCGCTGTGCCGATTATCATCAGCAACAGTGAACCACCGGCGGCGCTGCTCGATAAACTGCGTCAGTTTCAGCCACAGGCAGAATTTATTATTACCGAGTTGCGCGACGAAGCAAGCTGCGCCGCTGCGGTGAAACAGGTGTTGGCACACCACGGCAGAATCGATGGCCTGGTCAACAATGCCGGTGCCAACGACGGCGTGGGCCTTGAGGCGGGGCGCGAGGCCTTTGTGCGATCGCTGGAGCAAAATCTGATCCACTACTACTTGATGGCCCATCTGTGCCTCGGTGCTCTGCGCGCCTCTGAGGGCGCCATCGTTAATATCAGTTCAAAAACCGCACTAACCGGACAAGGTAACACCAGCGGCTACGCCTCGGCCAAGGGCGGTATTCTGGCGCTAACTCGCGAATGGGCGGCCTCATTGCTCAAAGACAACATTCGCGTAAACGCTGTTATTCCGGCTGAAGTCATGACGCCGCTGTATGAAAGCTGGATAAAAAGCTTCGATCAGCCGGAGAAAAAGCTGCAGCAAATAACCTCGCACATTCCGCTGGGTCAGCGCATGACCACGCCGCAGGAAATCGCCAATACGGTGGTGTTTTTACTCTCCTCACGCGCTTCGCATACCACCGGCCAATGGCTTTCGGTCGACGGCGGCTATACCCACCTCGACAGGGCGCTAACGTGA
- a CDS encoding DNA-3-methyladenine glycosylase I, which produces MTRCSWVSNDPLYIEYHDKEWGVPVKDPRELFEMLCLEGQQAGLSWITVLKKRENYRRCFHQFVPERIAEMTSEDVDALVLESGIIRHRGKIEAIITNAKVWLAMEAAGEDFSAFIWQFVNHQPVINNPQGPGDILAKNEVSDAMSKALKKRGFKFIGSTICYAFMQASGLVNDHQTYCLCHPQQQPA; this is translated from the coding sequence ATGACGCGCTGCAGCTGGGTTTCCAACGATCCGCTTTATATTGAGTACCACGACAAAGAGTGGGGCGTGCCAGTAAAAGACCCGCGCGAACTGTTTGAAATGCTGTGTCTTGAGGGCCAGCAGGCGGGGCTTTCCTGGATTACGGTGTTAAAAAAACGCGAAAACTATCGCCGCTGTTTTCATCAGTTTGTGCCTGAACGCATTGCTGAAATGACCTCGGAAGACGTCGATGCACTGGTGCTTGAAAGCGGAATTATCCGCCATCGTGGCAAAATAGAAGCAATTATCACCAATGCCAAAGTGTGGCTGGCTATGGAGGCAGCCGGGGAAGACTTCTCGGCCTTCATCTGGCAGTTCGTCAACCATCAACCGGTCATCAATAATCCGCAGGGTCCCGGCGATATTCTGGCCAAAAACGAGGTCTCTGACGCCATGTCCAAAGCATTGAAAAAGCGCGGTTTCAAGTTTATCGGGTCGACCATCTGCTATGCGTTTATGCAGGCCAGCGGCCTGGTGAACGATCATCAAACATACTGCTTATGCCACCCCCAACAGCAGCCTGCGTAA